A single window of Candidatus Krumholzibacteriota bacterium DNA harbors:
- a CDS encoding glycosyltransferase family 39 protein — protein sequence MRPARIILVATCVAGLALRLWLALRCEAVPDFSDMAVYNNLALSPEFSLFPPPVYPLFLRGIYGIFGQQAYTAVFAVQGVLGAISVLLVYRIAERAGGRAAGLVAAAVAAFYPNLVAYGLTTLTETLSVFIALLILDILCGKGGERVRSAAVAALLVIGFLVRPAFAFFGPGVLVATRRRVVFVITAAALLAPVIVAGVSHGGGIGAVLFYKTYNETSDGRHYVDIEDTAIGKDDLPASVYLSAALRFILRHGWRTVDIVYNKASVLVSRGFDTFILHEVIGDGPFMTNVFMYAYLPVMVLGLVGLVRYAGGPASPVTAMLVSYTVLNVLLSVFKWRYRLLIEPMLIVFASILLTRAFTECRRSIHGDET from the coding sequence TTGAGACCGGCACGAATCATCCTCGTCGCGACCTGCGTCGCCGGGTTGGCGTTGCGGCTCTGGCTCGCCCTCCGATGCGAGGCCGTGCCGGACTTCAGCGACATGGCGGTCTACAACAACCTCGCCCTCTCCCCCGAATTCAGCCTCTTTCCTCCCCCGGTCTATCCCCTCTTCTTGAGGGGAATCTACGGGATCTTCGGTCAGCAGGCCTATACCGCCGTCTTCGCCGTCCAGGGCGTGCTCGGGGCGATCAGTGTCCTTCTCGTCTATCGCATCGCCGAGCGAGCCGGCGGCCGCGCCGCCGGCCTCGTCGCGGCGGCGGTCGCCGCCTTCTATCCGAACCTCGTCGCGTACGGCCTGACGACGCTCACCGAGACACTCAGCGTCTTCATCGCGCTTCTCATCCTCGACATCCTCTGCGGAAAGGGCGGGGAACGAGTCCGTTCCGCCGCCGTCGCCGCGCTGCTGGTCATCGGTTTTCTCGTGCGCCCCGCCTTCGCCTTCTTCGGGCCGGGAGTTCTCGTCGCAACCCGCCGGCGGGTCGTCTTCGTTATCACCGCGGCCGCTCTTCTCGCGCCGGTCATCGTCGCCGGCGTTTCCCACGGAGGAGGAATCGGCGCGGTCCTCTTCTACAAGACGTACAACGAGACATCCGACGGACGCCACTACGTCGACATCGAGGACACCGCCATCGGAAAAGACGATCTGCCCGCCTCCGTCTACCTTTCGGCGGCACTGCGCTTCATCCTGCGACACGGATGGCGCACGGTCGATATCGTCTACAACAAGGCCTCGGTCCTCGTCTCGCGCGGATTCGACACGTTCATTCTCCACGAGGTCATCGGCGACGGACCCTTCATGACGAACGTCTTCATGTACGCCTACCTGCCGGTGATGGTCCTCGGTCTCGTCGGTCTCGTTCGTTACGCCGGAGGCCCGGCGAGCCCCGTGACGGCGATGCTCGTCAGCTACACCGTCCTGAACGTGCTCCTCTCCGTCTTCAAATGGCGCTACCGCCTCCTCATCGAACCGATGCTGATCGTCTTCGCGTCGATACTTCTCACGCGTGCGTTCACGGAATGCCGGCGATCGATCCACGGAGACGAAACATGA
- a CDS encoding alpha amylase C-terminal domain-containing protein, which yields MRRSWITAYAIGGVVFLLLLLVFPMTARCSSQDGDIEWDGISHVPWQDRRPLCPVDNKSFAVRFQAFKGDLTGARVFLDDGGATSWIAAAVTGERGPYYIWEATIPTTAASGIGYYIELTDGADTDFVSVSGISDETPVDGGWRLDFATLGHAPLGATPIAGGTVFRVWAPGAATCHVRGDFNGWNLDDEMTRDGEYFALRVAGASAGQEYKYFFGPGDLWKPDARSRAFDSGSNMNSIIVDPFAYAWQEEDFRTPPKEEMIVYQLHVGQFAGRNDPLGSAPHPSRYVDVAARADHLAELGVNTVMVNPVTEFPGDYSGGYNPVTAWAPEWIFGSVDDFRYMVDELHRRGIAVLVDIVWNHFSVDDNYLWYYDGTQIYFDDPAVDTPWGSQADFDRAAVRAYFLDAAMHWLEECRIDGFRMDATSYMSIQPGGWSLMQELNDLVDNRYAGRVLVAEQLPDDAWITRPTGLGGAGFDAQYYDYFKNSIRSEILDAAFGDPEMWRIRDIVNGSGAYLNGGSVFNYLELHDEAWPMSGGQRIVKTIDTTFPHDDVYARGRVKLAQGIVTLAPGIPAFLMGLEWLEDADFGTGEAERIDWAKKVAYADHFAFFRDLLTLRKNDSFRSDALRTVHHLDEAGNVIGFRRWDGVDDYVVVANFRNDDCTAYRIGMPAAGDWREVLNSQDPVYGGSGPVNGGTLSTEAVPLDGYAQSIVVDLPMMGLVVFRKGSAPTGAEEETVPAADRLEASFPNPFNPMTTIRFSLAASRHVSLRIYDVSGRLVRTLVDGTFPVGRHETRWDGRNDRGERVASGVYFSRLATASGAMTKRMVLLR from the coding sequence ATGCGCCGTTCGTGGATCACCGCATATGCCATCGGAGGCGTCGTCTTCCTCCTGCTTCTCCTCGTCTTCCCGATGACCGCCCGCTGCTCGAGCCAGGACGGCGATATCGAGTGGGACGGTATCTCCCACGTGCCGTGGCAGGACCGACGCCCCCTCTGCCCGGTCGACAACAAGTCCTTCGCCGTTCGTTTCCAGGCCTTCAAGGGCGATCTCACCGGCGCGCGCGTCTTCCTCGACGACGGCGGCGCGACGTCGTGGATCGCGGCCGCGGTGACGGGGGAACGGGGACCGTACTACATCTGGGAGGCGACGATCCCCACCACGGCCGCAAGCGGCATCGGCTACTACATCGAACTGACCGACGGCGCCGACACCGACTTCGTCAGCGTGTCGGGAATCTCCGACGAAACCCCCGTCGACGGCGGCTGGCGCCTGGACTTCGCCACGCTCGGGCACGCCCCGCTCGGGGCCACGCCGATCGCCGGCGGGACGGTCTTCAGGGTATGGGCGCCGGGAGCGGCGACCTGCCACGTCCGCGGCGATTTCAACGGATGGAATCTCGACGACGAGATGACGCGCGATGGCGAATACTTCGCCCTGCGCGTGGCGGGCGCGTCGGCGGGGCAGGAGTATAAGTACTTCTTCGGTCCGGGAGACCTGTGGAAGCCCGACGCGCGGTCGCGCGCCTTCGATTCGGGCAGCAACATGAACAGCATCATCGTCGACCCCTTCGCCTACGCGTGGCAGGAGGAAGACTTCCGGACGCCGCCGAAGGAGGAGATGATCGTCTACCAGCTGCATGTCGGGCAGTTCGCCGGGCGGAACGATCCGCTCGGGAGCGCCCCGCATCCCTCGAGGTACGTCGACGTGGCGGCGCGCGCGGACCATCTCGCCGAGCTGGGCGTGAACACGGTGATGGTCAACCCGGTCACCGAGTTTCCCGGCGACTACTCGGGAGGCTACAACCCGGTCACCGCGTGGGCGCCGGAGTGGATCTTCGGCTCGGTCGACGATTTCAGGTACATGGTCGACGAGCTGCACCGGCGCGGCATCGCCGTCCTCGTCGACATCGTCTGGAACCATTTCAGCGTCGACGACAACTACCTGTGGTACTACGACGGCACGCAGATCTATTTCGACGATCCGGCGGTCGATACGCCCTGGGGCTCGCAGGCCGACTTCGATCGCGCCGCGGTCCGCGCCTATTTCCTCGACGCCGCGATGCACTGGCTGGAGGAGTGCCGGATCGACGGCTTCCGCATGGACGCCACGTCGTACATGAGCATCCAGCCGGGCGGCTGGAGCCTCATGCAGGAGCTGAACGACCTCGTCGACAACCGGTACGCCGGCAGGGTGCTCGTGGCCGAGCAGCTCCCCGACGATGCCTGGATCACCCGGCCGACCGGTCTCGGCGGCGCGGGATTCGACGCGCAGTACTACGACTACTTCAAGAACTCGATCCGGAGCGAGATACTCGACGCGGCCTTCGGCGATCCCGAGATGTGGCGGATCCGCGACATCGTCAACGGGAGCGGCGCCTACCTGAACGGCGGGTCGGTCTTCAACTACCTCGAGCTTCACGACGAGGCCTGGCCGATGAGCGGCGGGCAGCGCATCGTCAAGACGATCGACACTACCTTCCCGCACGACGACGTCTACGCCCGGGGACGGGTCAAGCTCGCCCAGGGCATCGTCACGCTCGCCCCGGGGATCCCCGCCTTCCTCATGGGGCTCGAGTGGCTCGAGGACGCCGATTTCGGCACCGGCGAGGCGGAGAGGATCGACTGGGCGAAGAAGGTCGCCTACGCCGACCACTTCGCATTCTTCCGGGATCTTCTCACACTGCGGAAGAACGACTCCTTCAGGTCGGACGCCCTGCGGACCGTGCACCACCTCGACGAGGCGGGGAACGTGATCGGTTTCCGGCGCTGGGACGGCGTCGACGATTACGTCGTCGTCGCCAATTTCCGGAACGACGACTGCACCGCATACCGGATCGGGATGCCCGCGGCGGGGGATTGGCGGGAGGTGCTGAACAGCCAGGATCCCGTCTACGGCGGTTCGGGGCCGGTGAACGGCGGCACGCTCTCGACCGAGGCGGTTCCCCTGGACGGCTACGCCCAGTCGATCGTCGTCGACCTGCCGATGATGGGCCTCGTCGTGTTCAGGAAGGGAAGCGCTCCGACCGGTGCGGAGGAGGAAACCGTGCCGGCCGCCGACAGGCTGGAGGCAAGCTTTCCGAACCCCTTCAACCCGATGACGACCATCCGGTTTTCCCTCGCCGCCTCGCGGCACGTCTCGCTGCGGATCTACGACGTCTCCGGGCGTCTCGTTCGGACGCTCGTCGACGGCACCTTTCCCGTGGGGCGGCACGAGACGCGATGGGACGGCCGGAACGATCGCGGCGAGAGGGTGGCCTCAGGCGTCTATTTCTCCCGGCTCGCCACGGCTTCGGGCGCGATGACGAAACGGATGGTCCTGTTGAGGTAG
- a CDS encoding glycosyltransferase family 39 protein, translated as MKRFRTIRLPEGWEYLLILFMAAVAIRLVLAGTTSLSPVGDKGGAEHFIDSLARTGSLSTTNGPIHVYLLAIVYRLFGAENRTAVVAMQGLVGASIVILVWFIGTRLFDRRTGFVAGAIAAVYPDYIIFQHSILPHLLLLAAATALTAAATGRRRKDATVPLALISGLGMLVAPVFAFFLPGAFLSARRKRLFVVVLCVILLPLAVRNSAVRRRPVPVYTTWAYGLDVGSSGRMGDGWGYVHRCYGNLDMLFGKAWHAGELKTISDEMRTSTYVASYAWTAMMLLGIAGLARYHSRRHLDATLPLLLGTTLLVLFTRFEVPLRLPLSALLIVYAARALTGIHARAAACVSAARLRTKTEVIDR; from the coding sequence ATGAAACGCTTCCGGACGATCCGTTTACCCGAGGGATGGGAGTATCTCCTGATTCTTTTCATGGCCGCCGTCGCCATCCGCCTCGTCCTCGCCGGCACGACGTCTCTTTCCCCGGTCGGCGACAAGGGAGGGGCGGAGCATTTCATCGATTCCCTCGCCAGAACGGGCAGTCTTTCGACGACGAACGGCCCGATCCACGTCTATCTCCTCGCCATCGTATACCGACTTTTCGGCGCGGAGAACCGGACGGCCGTCGTCGCGATGCAGGGCCTCGTCGGCGCATCGATCGTCATCCTCGTCTGGTTCATCGGCACCCGTCTCTTCGACCGGCGAACGGGATTCGTGGCCGGCGCGATCGCGGCGGTCTACCCCGACTACATCATCTTCCAGCATTCCATACTTCCCCATCTTCTCCTTCTCGCCGCCGCGACCGCGTTGACCGCAGCCGCGACCGGCCGTCGGCGAAAAGACGCAACGGTTCCCCTCGCGCTCATCTCCGGCCTGGGCATGCTCGTGGCTCCGGTTTTCGCCTTCTTCCTGCCCGGGGCCTTCCTTTCCGCCCGCCGGAAACGTCTTTTCGTCGTCGTCCTCTGTGTCATTCTCCTGCCCCTCGCGGTCAGAAACAGTGCGGTGCGGCGTCGTCCGGTCCCGGTGTACACAACCTGGGCCTACGGGCTCGACGTCGGTTCGTCCGGACGCATGGGGGACGGCTGGGGATACGTACACCGGTGTTACGGCAACCTCGACATGCTCTTCGGCAAGGCATGGCATGCGGGCGAACTCAAGACGATCAGCGACGAGATGCGCACCAGCACGTACGTCGCGAGTTACGCGTGGACAGCGATGATGCTTCTGGGAATCGCCGGGCTGGCGAGGTACCATTCGCGCCGCCATCTCGACGCGACGCTCCCCCTGCTCCTCGGAACGACGCTGCTCGTCTTGTTCACGCGATTCGAGGTGCCTCTCAGGTTGCCGCTGAGCGCTCTCCTGATCGTCTACGCGGCACGCGCGCTGACCGGAATCCACGCGAGAGCGGCCGCATGCGTTTCCGCGGCGAGACTGCGGACGAAAACGGAGGTGATCGATCGATGA
- a CDS encoding PHP domain-containing protein has product MTYVPLHVHSLYSPFEGMLSVRELVERAVFYGMPAIGLADHQTTYGHHELAREAAAAGIRPVFGAELSHASVLGAGGVFHLTAFAETDAGYRNLVALVGLHDAGGRERHVSLEDLERHAGGLVVLTGCMRGEAAQAVLHGNLGRERQAVERLAGIFGDGRLYVELQYHNDEKEAFVNENLLRLAASLGLPVVVTNNDRFLKREESEHFRILAMLGGERGEEEPRYGEPGEYHLKRGKDLETFFYTVPGALDASGEIAERCDVSIGRRGRIVFAPDPDPDDTLATMCRRRSLLKFHGRGAGEEARLETLVARELASAACCGASGYLLFLRKLFLYCAESGIWLEVAGGDLLGSILAYLLDIVPLDPTGHGLVCETFAAETGAPPALDLVKSKGTRDRFLGILAGLLPACRIQYLVVFERMGFPTLVKEIAGSVEMPSGILDELVRAVGTLRRESSLAEMLETSERLRQLYRAEKTVRETLHAAQSLHGRAGRFHYTTSRIAILPAAAGREIAVLRAGGDERFAMASAETVAALGGWIVGVQHSHYLLALEKSVAAILGKGGRSASGRVVDRGLSGRWAPETLDDPETWRLIGAADTTGIFGLESQGIRDLLLTIRPDSFDELVNVISLYRPAPLEGNLWQKYIENAEKKGRVFLPHHSLAAPLESTRGLLLFDEQVREILSLSAGITGDRAVAVDRALRTRRPGELSRARLEFIHGAMDRDVDEEEAQKIFDFLLYAIPFTHARSLSVFQAYLGYRIAFLKAHFPVEYLAQLLNSNFDVRERSDRYAAYMSGRGIVFFPPDMNKSGEEYLVEAGGVRAPLRNLAFLDVTEREAIVEERARGGEYDSMRDFLERLAGRIDYATAGTLVETGFFDDDGRPRDVLMDECDAVFRGEAGALFRAPIVPRAPASKRKPDDSGQLDLFGDDEG; this is encoded by the coding sequence ATGACCTACGTACCGCTCCACGTTCACAGCCTGTACAGTCCCTTCGAGGGCATGCTCTCCGTGCGGGAACTCGTCGAGCGCGCCGTCTTCTACGGGATGCCGGCGATCGGGCTCGCCGACCACCAGACGACGTACGGGCATCACGAGCTCGCCCGGGAGGCGGCCGCGGCGGGGATCAGGCCCGTGTTCGGCGCGGAACTGTCGCATGCCTCGGTGCTCGGGGCGGGAGGCGTCTTCCACCTCACGGCATTCGCCGAGACGGACGCAGGCTACCGCAATCTCGTCGCCCTCGTCGGCCTGCACGATGCCGGCGGGCGCGAGCGCCATGTGTCCCTGGAGGATCTCGAACGGCACGCCGGCGGCCTCGTCGTCCTCACCGGGTGCATGCGCGGCGAGGCCGCCCAGGCCGTCCTGCACGGGAATCTGGGCCGGGAACGGCAGGCGGTCGAACGTCTCGCCGGGATCTTCGGCGACGGCCGACTCTACGTCGAGCTCCAGTACCACAATGACGAGAAGGAGGCCTTCGTCAACGAGAACCTCCTCCGGCTCGCCGCTTCTCTCGGTCTTCCGGTCGTCGTGACGAACAACGACCGTTTTCTCAAACGCGAGGAAAGCGAGCATTTCCGGATCCTGGCCATGCTCGGCGGAGAACGCGGCGAGGAAGAGCCCCGGTACGGCGAGCCGGGGGAATACCATCTCAAGCGAGGGAAGGATCTCGAGACGTTCTTCTACACGGTGCCCGGGGCACTCGACGCCTCCGGGGAGATCGCCGAGCGGTGCGACGTCTCGATCGGCAGGCGCGGACGGATCGTCTTCGCTCCCGATCCGGATCCCGACGACACGCTGGCGACGATGTGCCGCCGGCGGTCCCTGCTGAAGTTCCACGGTCGGGGCGCCGGGGAGGAGGCGCGCCTCGAAACGCTCGTCGCGCGGGAACTCGCGAGCGCTGCATGCTGCGGCGCGTCGGGGTACCTTCTCTTCCTGCGGAAGCTCTTCCTCTACTGTGCCGAGAGCGGGATCTGGCTGGAGGTCGCCGGTGGCGACCTGCTCGGAAGCATCCTGGCGTACCTTCTCGACATCGTCCCGCTCGACCCGACGGGGCACGGCCTCGTGTGCGAGACCTTCGCCGCGGAGACGGGAGCGCCGCCGGCGCTCGATCTCGTGAAGTCGAAGGGGACGCGCGACCGGTTCCTCGGGATTCTCGCGGGGCTCCTGCCCGCCTGCCGCATCCAGTATCTCGTCGTCTTCGAGCGGATGGGATTCCCGACGCTCGTCAAGGAGATCGCCGGATCGGTGGAGATGCCTTCGGGGATACTCGACGAGCTGGTGCGGGCCGTCGGCACGCTGCGGCGCGAATCGAGCCTCGCCGAGATGCTCGAAACCTCGGAACGGCTCCGGCAGCTCTACCGGGCGGAGAAGACGGTGCGCGAGACCCTCCACGCGGCGCAATCGCTGCACGGTCGCGCGGGGCGCTTCCACTACACCACCTCGCGCATCGCCATCCTGCCGGCGGCTGCCGGGCGGGAGATCGCCGTCCTTCGCGCCGGCGGCGACGAGCGTTTCGCGATGGCGAGCGCGGAGACGGTCGCCGCCCTCGGCGGCTGGATCGTCGGCGTCCAGCACAGTCATTATCTGCTCGCGCTGGAGAAGAGCGTGGCGGCGATTCTCGGGAAGGGAGGGCGGTCGGCCTCCGGCCGCGTCGTCGACCGGGGCCTCTCGGGGCGCTGGGCCCCGGAGACGCTCGACGACCCCGAGACGTGGCGACTCATCGGCGCGGCGGACACGACGGGGATCTTCGGCCTGGAGAGCCAGGGCATCCGGGATCTGCTTCTCACGATACGGCCGGACTCCTTCGACGAGCTCGTCAACGTCATCTCCCTCTACCGGCCGGCGCCGCTCGAGGGGAACCTGTGGCAGAAGTACATCGAGAACGCCGAGAAGAAGGGCAGGGTGTTTCTGCCGCACCATTCCCTCGCCGCGCCGCTCGAGAGCACGCGCGGACTGCTTTTGTTCGACGAGCAGGTCCGCGAGATCCTTTCCCTGTCGGCGGGGATAACCGGCGACCGGGCGGTCGCCGTCGACCGCGCCCTGCGCACCAGGCGGCCCGGGGAACTCTCCCGGGCTCGGCTGGAGTTCATCCACGGCGCGATGGACCGGGACGTCGACGAGGAGGAGGCACAGAAGATATTCGATTTCCTGCTCTATGCGATTCCTTTCACGCACGCCCGGTCGCTCAGCGTCTTCCAGGCGTATCTCGGATACCGGATCGCCTTCCTCAAGGCGCATTTCCCCGTCGAGTACCTGGCCCAGCTCCTCAACAGCAACTTCGACGTGCGCGAGCGTTCGGACCGGTACGCAGCGTACATGTCGGGTCGGGGAATCGTCTTCTTTCCTCCCGACATGAACAAAAGCGGGGAGGAGTACCTCGTCGAGGCGGGGGGCGTGCGCGCGCCACTGCGCAACCTCGCCTTCCTCGATGTCACCGAGAGGGAGGCGATCGTGGAGGAACGGGCGCGGGGAGGCGAGTACGACTCGATGCGCGATTTCCTCGAACGGCTCGCCGGGAGGATCGATTACGCGACCGCCGGCACGCTCGTCGAGACGGGGTTCTTCGACGACGACGGGCGCCCGCGCGACGTGCTCATGGACGAGTGCGACGCGGTCTTCCGGGGAGAGGCGGGCGCGCTCTTCCGCGCGCCGATCGTGCCGCGGGCGCCCGCCTCGAAGAGGAAACCGGACGACTCGGGGCAGCTCGATCTCTTCGGCGACGACGAGGGTTGA
- a CDS encoding NAD-dependent epimerase/dehydratase family protein translates to MGATSGKRVLVTGSLGQIGSELALALRDRYGEQNVVASDVRSDEERVLSGKGPFVALDVLDANAFDAVVADNRIDTIYHLAAILSAVAEQDPLRAWKINIDGLCNALESARRHGCSLFVPSSIGAFGPTTPLDATPQETIMRPTSMYGVTKVSGELLCDYYHGRFGVDTRGVRYPGIISNVTMPGGGTTDYAVEIYYAAVMNGSFTCPLAADTSLDMMYMPDAIKAAIDVMEADPESLQHRNAFNVTAMHFTPEEIAAEIRKHIPGFEIDYRIDPVRQAIADSWPN, encoded by the coding sequence ATGGGTGCGACATCCGGGAAGAGGGTCCTCGTAACGGGTTCGTTGGGACAGATCGGCTCCGAGCTCGCGCTTGCGCTGCGCGACCGCTACGGCGAGCAAAACGTCGTGGCGAGCGACGTTCGTTCCGACGAGGAGCGCGTGCTGTCCGGGAAGGGGCCGTTCGTTGCGCTCGACGTGCTCGATGCAAACGCGTTCGACGCGGTCGTCGCCGACAACCGCATCGATACGATCTACCATCTCGCGGCGATCCTCTCGGCGGTCGCCGAACAGGATCCCCTCCGGGCGTGGAAAATAAACATCGACGGGCTGTGCAACGCGCTCGAATCCGCGCGTCGCCACGGGTGCAGCCTCTTCGTGCCCAGCTCGATCGGGGCGTTCGGTCCGACGACGCCGCTCGACGCGACGCCGCAGGAGACGATCATGCGACCGACGTCGATGTACGGCGTCACCAAGGTGTCGGGGGAACTCCTCTGCGACTATTACCACGGACGGTTCGGCGTCGACACGCGGGGCGTCCGGTATCCCGGTATCATCTCGAACGTCACGATGCCCGGCGGCGGCACGACGGACTACGCCGTCGAGATCTACTACGCGGCCGTCATGAACGGATCGTTCACCTGCCCGCTCGCCGCGGACACGTCGCTCGACATGATGTACATGCCGGATGCGATCAAGGCGGCGATCGACGTGATGGAGGCCGATCCGGAAAGCCTGCAACACCGGAACGCCTTCAACGTGACCGCGATGCACTTCACCCCCGAGGAGATCGCCGCGGAGATCCGCAAGCATATTCCGGGCTTCGAGATCGATTACCGGATCGACCCGGTCCGGCAGGCGATCGCCGATTCGTGGCCGAATT
- a CDS encoding amidase, with amino-acid sequence MNTRSLCLVALVLACIAFSSSASCEEADSSGARPLPADVAAAARIVDLVFTQVEIDSMLDELGTSLGQYRSMRRYPLNNGVAPSLRFDPEPAGFRQRPVREELRPALPKRTGRPERIGDLAFYTVRELGELIRTGEITSMELTRLCLDRLREYGPALECVITLTEDLALEQARRADEEIAAGRYRGPLHGIPWGAKDLLAVRGYPTTWGAEPYRTQRIDQNAAVVERLEEAGAVLVAKLTLGALAWGDVWFGGTTRNPWDLEQGSSGSSAGSASATAAGLVPFAIGTETWGSIVSPSTRCGVTGLRPTFGRVSRDGAMALSWSMDKIGPICRTAEDCAIVFDAIRGADPADATTVDRPFGYDATIDLASLRIGLLDDVVESEYPFKENDLAALDVLRGLGASFVTVSLPDLPVDAISFVLSAEAAAAFDELTRSNRDDLMTRQVKNAWPNVFRAARLIPAVEYIQANRLRLLLVQAMGRLFDEVDLYVAPSFEGDNLLLTNLTGHPCIVLPTGFDDGGHPTSITIVGGLYDEGLILALAAAYQDATGWDETHPPRFVE; translated from the coding sequence ATGAATACGCGATCGCTTTGCCTGGTTGCTCTCGTGCTCGCCTGTATCGCCTTTTCCAGCTCCGCGTCCTGCGAGGAGGCGGATTCCTCCGGCGCCCGGCCGCTGCCGGCCGATGTCGCCGCCGCCGCCCGCATCGTCGACCTGGTCTTCACGCAGGTGGAGATCGACTCCATGCTCGACGAGCTCGGGACGAGTCTCGGGCAATACCGGTCGATGCGGCGCTACCCGCTGAACAACGGCGTGGCGCCTTCGCTGCGCTTCGATCCCGAGCCGGCCGGATTCCGCCAACGGCCGGTGCGCGAGGAACTCAGGCCCGCTTTGCCGAAGCGGACCGGACGTCCCGAGCGCATCGGGGATCTCGCCTTCTACACGGTCCGGGAGCTCGGCGAGCTCATCCGCACGGGCGAGATCACCTCCATGGAACTGACGAGGCTCTGTCTCGACCGTCTGCGCGAGTACGGGCCCGCGCTCGAGTGCGTGATCACCCTGACCGAGGATCTCGCGCTCGAACAGGCCCGCCGGGCCGACGAGGAGATCGCCGCTGGCCGGTACCGGGGCCCCCTGCACGGGATCCCGTGGGGAGCGAAGGATCTGCTCGCCGTCCGGGGATATCCCACGACGTGGGGGGCCGAGCCCTACAGAACGCAGCGGATCGACCAAAACGCGGCCGTCGTCGAAAGACTCGAGGAGGCGGGGGCCGTCCTCGTCGCCAAGCTCACGCTCGGCGCCCTCGCCTGGGGCGACGTCTGGTTCGGGGGCACGACGCGGAATCCCTGGGATCTCGAACAGGGATCGAGCGGCTCGTCGGCGGGATCCGCGTCGGCGACGGCCGCCGGGCTCGTCCCCTTCGCCATCGGCACCGAGACGTGGGGATCGATCGTGTCGCCCTCGACGCGTTGCGGCGTGACGGGGCTCAGGCCGACCTTCGGGCGCGTGAGCCGCGACGGTGCCATGGCCCTGAGCTGGTCGATGGACAAGATCGGACCGATCTGCCGCACGGCCGAGGACTGCGCCATCGTCTTCGACGCGATCCGCGGGGCAGACCCCGCCGACGCGACGACCGTCGACCGTCCGTTCGGGTACGACGCCACGATCGATCTGGCCTCGCTCCGTATCGGGCTCCTCGACGACGTCGTCGAGAGCGAGTATCCCTTCAAGGAGAACGATCTCGCAGCCCTCGACGTTCTCCGCGGCCTGGGCGCGAGTTTCGTGACGGTCTCCCTCCCCGATCTTCCCGTCGACGCGATCTCCTTCGTATTGAGCGCGGAGGCGGCAGCCGCCTTCGACGAGTTGACCAGATCGAACCGGGACGATCTCATGACGCGCCAGGTGAAGAACGCCTGGCCGAACGTCTTCCGCGCGGCGCGGCTCATACCCGCCGTCGAATACATCCAGGCGAACCGTCTCCGCCTGCTGCTCGTCCAGGCGATGGGCCGGCTCTTCGACGAGGTGGATCTCTACGTGGCGCCCTCCTTCGAGGGAGACAACCTGCTGCTCACCAACCTGACCGGGCATCCCTGCATCGTTCTGCCGACCGGATTCGACGACGGGGGACATCCGACGAGCATCACGATCGTCGGCGGGCTGTACGACGAGGGTTTGATCCTCGCTCTGGCGGCGGCCTACCAGGACGCGACCGGTTGGGACGAGACGCATCCGCCGCGTTTCGTCGAGTAG